In one Lycium barbarum isolate Lr01 chromosome 7, ASM1917538v2, whole genome shotgun sequence genomic region, the following are encoded:
- the LOC132601277 gene encoding uncharacterized protein LOC132601277, protein MTTSQYLERTKEIVERDEEIEVKRKGVTEDGPVVAEDMLKNEARVSKETTLNSGNPNPLDSEISIGENVNVDSVVAECEERQSEPLNKKDIEGKSNVEPETAACEEGQSSPVIAEKMAKNIDKLGEDVENAGVSDDIGQELSMESENVRVGLDNVGENLDDIVRKVVSNIAEGESGKDIVEGENEKESIETQEKQRETEKENVETQGEQGSLGKTEVVNEGPGLEGECLDIVPLSTIAIPWEGSSKMELGSSKPSEKGNTTKSKHVAKKKTSSQQSKNRPLSDPELEHNLTLLFSQLRDDEEVVTVPETQEKEEEQDPLKRKNSKRKEKSVVEKEKTKVSEVEIKKDATEVNKGKKASKSLKKRMSNETEEAGSSKRIKVNVSMGPSSSKQRKLRKDEEKLRHENLRGQKVLLGRVFDPEEVADFMVNLQYTDDHTLVCKVGKVDFTMDETQLGEFLNIPTEGVKKLGNDKYIKASDDFKSLIVRIGEQVTTETLYKK, encoded by the exons AtgacaacctctcaataccttgaACGTACTAAGGAAATCGTTGAGAGGGATGAAGAAATAGAGGTAAAGAGAAAAGGTGTGACTGAAGATGGTCCAGTAGTGGCAGAGGACATGCTCAAAAATGAAGCAAGGGTTTCAAAAGAAACAACACTGAACTCAGGTAACCCGAATCCTCTGGATAGTGAAATAAGTATAGGAGAAAATGTAAATGTGGATTCTGTAGTTGCTGAGTGTGAGGAAAGGCAGAGTGAACCTTTAAACAAAAAGGATATAGAGGGAAAATCAAATGTTGAACCTGAAACTGCTGCATGTGAGGAGGGACAAAGTAGTCCTGTAATTGCAGAAAAAATGGCTAAAAATATAGATAAATTAGGAGAAGATGTTGAAAATGCGGGGGTTAGTGATGACATTGGACAGGAATTGTCGATGGAGAGTGAAAATGTGAGAGTTGGTTTGGATAATGTTGGTGAGAACCTTGATGACATTGTCAGAAAAGTTGTGAGTAATATTGCTGAGGGAGAGTCTGGGAAAGATATTGTTGAAGGGGAGAATGAGAAAGAGAGTATAGAAACGCAGGAAAAGCAAAGAGAGACTGAGAAGGAGAATGTAGAGACTCAGGGGGAACAGGGGAGTCTCGGTAAAACGGAGGTTGTGAATGAGGGACCTGGTCTGGAAGGAGAATGTTTGGATATTGTACCCCTATCCACTATTGCTATTCCATGGGAAGGATCCTCAAAAATGGAACTTGGTTCCTCAAAACCATCTGAGAAGGGAAACACAACCAAGAGCAAACATGTTGCTAAGAAGAAAACCTCTTCACAGCAAAGTAAGAACCGCCCACTGTCAGACCCAGAACTCGAGCACAACTTGACTCTACTCTTCAGTCAA TTAAGAGACGACGAAGAAGTGGTGACTGTGCCGGAGACACAGGAGAAAGAAGAGGAGCAGGATCCTTTGAAAAGAAAAAActctaaaagaaaagaaaaatctgtaGTTGAAAAGGAGAAAACTAAAGTGAGTGAGGTGGAAATTAAGAAAGATGCTACTGAAGTGAACAAGGGGAAGAAAGCTTCTAAGTCCCTAAAGAAAAGGATGAGCAATGAAACTGAAGAAGCAGGTTCATCCAAAAGGATAAAAGTGAATGTAAGCATGGGACCTAGTTCTTCCAAACAACGAAAACTGAGGAAGGATGAAGAAAAGTTGAGACATGAAAATCTGAGAGGACAAAAGGTGTTGCTTGGCAGAGTGTTTGATCCTGAG GAGGTAGCTGATTTTATGGTGAATCTGCAGTATACTGATGACCATACCTTGGTGTGCAAGGTTGGAAAGGTTGATTTTACAATGGATGAAACTCAGCTGGGAGAATTTCTGAATATCCCAACTGAGGGAGTGAAAAAGCTGGGGAATGACAAATATATCAAGGCCTCTGATGACTTCAAAAGCCTTATAGTCAGGATAGGAGAGCAGGTGACCACTGAGACACTTTACAAGAAGTAG